From Penaeus monodon isolate SGIC_2016 chromosome 6, NSTDA_Pmon_1, whole genome shotgun sequence, the proteins below share one genomic window:
- the LOC119573734 gene encoding neurogenic differentiation factor 2-like gives MEDYFYLEEAAYPSAAYRGTKADFEGVQPGARQDAVGSGGAAAPGDAEGYELTLLESPCVYDVAQYPGYPGGGGGDPPYAGSPHFAPHYNQGCDFNAPLGKHPAPLPAKDLSLSLLQEPAPHAAPEREKVPPHRTFVRPQRRRRHRPLGKEIVRTRRVAANARERRRMHGLNDAFDRLREVIPCLGSDRKLSKFETLQMAQTYIAALQELLKTSGAAR, from the coding sequence ATGGAGGATTATTTCTACCTGGAGGAGGCGGCCTATCCCAGCGCGGCCTACCGCGGCACGAAGGCCGACTTCGAGGGCGTCCAGCCGGGCGCCAGGCAGGACGCCGTGGGGAGCGGGGGCGCGGCAGCCCCGGGCGACGCCGAGGGCTATGAGCTCACTCTCCTCGAGTCCCCCTGCGTGTACGACGTGGCTCAGTACCCTGGCTACCctggcgggggcggcggcgacCCCCCCTACGCCGGCTCCCCGCACTTCGCCCCGCACTACAACCAGGGCTGCGACTTCAACGCGCCCCTCGGTAAGCATCCAGCGCCCCTCCCGGCGAAGGACCTCAGCCTGAGCCTCCTGCAGGAGCCGGCGCCGCACGCAGCCCCGGAGAGGGAGAAGGTCCCGCCGCACAGGACCTTCGTGCGACCGCAGCGCCGCAGGAGGCACCGGCCCCTCGGCAAGGAGATCGTGCGCACTCGCAGGGTCGCCGCCAACGCCCGCGAGCGGCGCCGCATGCACGGCCTCAACGATGCTTTCGACCGCCTGCGGGAGGTGATCCCTTGCCTCGGCAGCGACAGGAAGCTCTCCAAATTCGAGACGCTGCAGATGGCGCAGACGTACATCGCCGCGCTGCAGGAACTGCTCAAGACGTCGGGGGCGGCGAGGTGA